GGCGCGAGCACCGGCCCCAGCCGGGGCGTCAGCGCGAGCCCGGTCGCGGTGAGCGCCAGGGCGGGCAGCAGCCAGGCCAGCGCGCGCAGCCCGTACGCGGGCAGCGCCAGCGTCGCCAGCCCGTTCAGCCCGAGCACGACGGCCAGCACGGCCACCGTCCGGATCATCAGCAGCCGGAACCCGTGCAGCGGCGCGACGACGGTCATCTCGTACGTCGGATCGAGCGCGGGACCGTACGACAGGGCCACGCCCGCCAGCGGCAGCAGCGGCGCGAGGGCCAGGAAGAGGGTGGGGAACGACCCGCCCCGCACGGCGTGCCCGGCGGTCACGCTCAGCAGCAGCACGGCGACCACGGCCCCGAGCCAGGACCGGCGCAGCACCGGCGCCGCCGCCAGCAGCCGCGCGGTGTGCCCGGCCACCCCGACCCGCACGAGCAGCGACTCCAGCAGCCCCGCCCGGGGCGCGTCCAGCTCGGCGTCGAGCCGTTCCCAGCCGGTGTCGAGGGCGACCGGGTCACCGACCTCGGCCAGGACCCGGCGACAGCGGTCGCAGGAGGTCAGATGCGCGTCGGCGGACCAGAGCGCGGGCGCCGCCAGCTCGCCCCGCGCGTAGGCGAGCAGATCGTCCTCGGGTACGTGCCAGCTCATGAGGCCACCTCCGACGGCCGCAGCCATGCCCATCCATGCCGGCTGACGAAGCCGCCCCCTGGCCGGCGGATGACTTCCCGTCCATGCCGGGCCATGAGACCGCCCCCCGACGGCCACAGCCCCTCCCGTCCGTGCCGCCTCATGCCAGTGCCTCCCGCAGTTGCTTCCGGGCCCGCATCGCCCGTGTCTTGACCGTCCCCG
This genomic stretch from Streptomyces sp. Go-475 harbors:
- a CDS encoding zf-HC2 domain-containing protein encodes the protein MSWHVPEDDLLAYARGELAAPALWSADAHLTSCDRCRRVLAEVGDPVALDTGWERLDAELDAPRAGLLESLLVRVGVAGHTARLLAAAPVLRRSWLGAVVAVLLLSVTAGHAVRGGSFPTLFLALAPLLPLAGVALSYGPALDPTYEMTVVAPLHGFRLLMIRTVAVLAVVLGLNGLATLALPAYGLRALAWLLPALALTATGLALTPRLGPVLAPSLVGGAWVGLLLAAEALRAGADAPLAPFTAAGQGVAAGVAALAAWLLFLLRDRFDLFQGRAV